The segment GTTTTGGATACAGGTTCTGTACTGACGGCTGTTTTACCTCCACCCAATTCTGATACCATCTGGGCTTCCTGCTTTTTTCTAGCTTCTATCTTGGCCTGAGCAGCAGCCTGTGCTTTTTGTTTATTTGTTTGACCATAGCATATTTGGCTAGCTATTATCAATGCGACTAAAAGAGTTAATTTATTCATTGTAGTTTGATTTTAAAATTATTATCATAGACTAGCTAAGCCTATCGTTCGTTTAATGTTTTTACCTTATTTATCAAGCTCTTGAGAGGATTTCTTTGACTATTTTAGAAATGATAGCCCCTTCGGCTTGTCCAGCTAACTTTTTATTGGCTGCACCTATTACCTTTCCCATTTCTTTAATATCTGAAACACATAATTCGGATATTAAATCCTGCACTATGGGTTTGATTTCTTCTTCTGACAATTGTTTCGGCAAGAATTTTTCCAAAACCTCCAATTCTTCTCTTTCCTTGGTGGCTAGTTCCGTCATTCCTTGTCCACTATAGATTTCTATACTCT is part of the Chitinophagales bacterium genome and harbors:
- a CDS encoding GatB/YqeY domain-containing protein, producing the protein MELEKKVMDMLKEAMKAKDEASLRTLRAIKGAILLAKTEKNAGEMTPEREMQLIQKLAKQRKESIEIYSGQGMTELATKEREELEVLEKFLPKQLSEEEIKPIVQDLISELCVSDIKEMGKVIGAANKKLAGQAEGAIISKIVKEILSRA